A genomic segment from Tuwongella immobilis encodes:
- a CDS encoding nucleoside phosphorylase-I family protein, protein MADVVTELSPEKYVWILAAMDLEIKPFLSRCHQIQAIQSREWRGWSARFEQTELIVWIIGVRCPRFAEIFTSILRDYPPPTRVVLAGFSGGLSSDLAVGEVISPTVFCDLNGSFVPGEDTEPTDAIHVTSPYLLFRQSQKVECRQSTQAIAVDMESYWVVKSVRSFGISIDVIRAISDGVADELPEDVGRLISNGKVNWIQLIRLILTRPISLIHLMRLGRNAHRASRALAQALTRWVRDQATESIRLSNDDIH, encoded by the coding sequence GTGGCAGATGTCGTGACTGAGTTGAGTCCAGAAAAATATGTTTGGATCTTGGCGGCAATGGATCTTGAGATCAAGCCATTTCTGAGCCGTTGTCACCAGATCCAAGCGATCCAATCGCGTGAATGGCGAGGTTGGTCCGCTCGATTCGAGCAAACGGAACTTATCGTTTGGATTATCGGTGTGAGGTGTCCGCGATTTGCGGAGATCTTTACCTCAATTCTGCGCGATTATCCACCTCCAACTCGCGTTGTCCTTGCCGGATTCTCGGGTGGTCTTTCGTCCGATCTGGCAGTTGGTGAGGTGATTTCGCCAACTGTATTTTGTGATTTGAATGGCTCATTCGTACCCGGCGAGGACACTGAGCCAACTGATGCCATACATGTAACGTCTCCCTATCTGTTATTTCGCCAATCTCAGAAGGTCGAATGCCGCCAGTCGACGCAAGCGATTGCTGTTGATATGGAATCGTATTGGGTTGTAAAATCAGTCCGATCCTTTGGAATTTCGATTGATGTGATTCGTGCAATTTCGGATGGGGTTGCGGATGAACTTCCAGAAGATGTGGGCAGACTCATTTCCAATGGAAAAGTGAATTGGATTCAACTGATTCGGCTGATTCTCACACGGCCGATCTCGCTCATTCATCTGATGAGATTGGGAAGAAATGCACACCGCGCAAGTCGTGCCTTAGCACAAGCGCTTACGCGGTGGGTTCGAGATCAAGCAACTGAATCCATCCGGTTATCCAACGACGATATTCACTAA
- the hpnH gene encoding adenosyl-hopene transferase HpnH, giving the protein MRFPLSLTVDMASYMVKQKIARRPKFPLVLMLEPLHACNLTCTGCGRIREYEDTIKEKLSVQECLESVDEAGAPIVSICGGEPLIYPEIGELVRQILKRRKHIYLCTNGVFLQKKLHLFKPTDRFFFNVHLDGLEESHDLAVERKGVFKAAIDGIIAAKKAGFLVCTNTTVYRETNMEEIDALYGYLTKLGVDGFMLSPAYGYDAVKCTNPEGAAEIFLTRDEIKSKFLQAESLLKKYKMNTSPIYLEFLQGKREMQCAAWGNPTRNVKGWKGPCYLITDEHHDSFNDLIEKTDWDAYGYGKDPRCEHCMMHCGYEIAAALGVNAKLGDSLKMIMWQMS; this is encoded by the coding sequence ATGCGATTTCCGTTAAGTCTGACTGTTGATATGGCGAGTTACATGGTCAAGCAAAAAATTGCTCGCCGACCGAAGTTTCCGTTAGTGCTGATGCTGGAACCGCTTCATGCATGTAATTTAACTTGTACGGGCTGTGGGCGTATTCGAGAATATGAAGACACGATTAAGGAAAAATTATCGGTTCAGGAGTGTCTGGAGTCGGTTGATGAAGCAGGGGCTCCGATTGTGAGTATCTGTGGAGGCGAACCGTTAATTTATCCGGAAATTGGCGAGCTTGTTCGCCAAATTCTCAAGCGGCGCAAGCATATTTACTTATGTACAAATGGCGTATTCCTGCAAAAGAAATTGCATTTGTTTAAGCCGACGGATCGGTTTTTCTTTAATGTTCACCTTGATGGCTTGGAAGAATCGCACGATTTAGCAGTTGAACGGAAGGGTGTCTTCAAAGCTGCCATTGATGGCATCATTGCTGCGAAGAAGGCCGGATTCCTAGTCTGTACCAATACGACGGTTTATCGTGAAACCAATATGGAAGAAATTGATGCTCTGTATGGGTATCTCACGAAATTGGGTGTCGATGGATTTATGCTGTCTCCTGCATATGGATACGATGCGGTGAAGTGTACGAATCCGGAAGGCGCTGCCGAAATCTTTTTAACGCGTGATGAAATTAAGTCGAAGTTCCTTCAGGCAGAATCACTGCTGAAGAAATATAAAATGAATACTTCGCCGATTTATCTTGAGTTCCTTCAAGGTAAGCGTGAGATGCAGTGTGCCGCTTGGGGAAATCCGACACGGAACGTCAAAGGCTGGAAAGGTCCGTGCTATTTGATTACCGATGAGCATCACGACTCGTTTAATGACTTAATTGAGAAGACCGATTGGGATGCGTATGGCTATGGGAAAGATCCGCGATGTGAACACTGCATGATGCACTGCGGATATGAGATTGCCGCTGCATTGGGTGTGAACGCGAAGTTGGGTGATAGTCTGAAAATGATTATGTGGCAGATGTCGTGA
- the shc gene encoding squalene--hopene cyclase, protein MTAPNLSMPTFVGSADDSSSTLPLSLNEAIEAAANALIQLQRADGHWVSELEGDTILESEYILLMAFLRREDDETVQLAANYLLENQLDDGGWGNFPGGGSDISVSVKAYFALKIAGYPASDPRMMRAAKQILKLGGAEATNSFTRFYLAILGQFPFENCAAVPPEMILLPRWFRINIYAMSSWSRTIFVPLSVVWSLKPVRRLPEENGIRELFRQDPYSPRYPCAPTKSWLSWTNFFLGVDAAIKWCEKRGFLPFRKWATKRAIQWMEEHSEKSDGIGAIFPPIVYTCIVYHAMGKSDSPEFEWAMEKLRELMIREGNTLRLQPCLSPVWDTALSTIALADANIDRSHDSMDFSCNWLIRREITFSGDWAKTVYDTQPGGWCFEYENAFYPDTDDTAMVLMALSRAKHLERHEAQPAVQRGLAWLRAMQNQDGGWAAFDRDITLELLERVPFADHNAMLDPSCPDITARVLEAFGHYGFHVGDPIVDRGIAFIRTHQQKNGSWLGRWGVNYLYGTWQVLQGLRAVGFSMHEPMIQRAVEWLKQVQNSDGGWGETCASYDDPTLAGIGESTASQTAWAILGLLAADEVHSPEVNAGIDYLLRTQQPDGAWSEIPFTGTGFPKVFYLKYHLYPHYFPLMALGRYAKLNQA, encoded by the coding sequence GTGACAGCACCAAACCTATCGATGCCAACATTCGTTGGATCTGCGGATGATTCATCATCGACGTTGCCGCTCTCATTGAACGAGGCGATTGAAGCTGCTGCGAATGCTCTCATTCAACTTCAACGTGCGGATGGCCACTGGGTCAGCGAACTTGAAGGGGATACGATTTTAGAGAGTGAATATATTCTATTGATGGCCTTTCTTCGTCGTGAAGACGATGAGACCGTTCAGCTCGCAGCCAATTATTTGTTGGAAAATCAACTCGATGATGGCGGTTGGGGGAATTTTCCGGGGGGCGGATCTGACATATCAGTTTCTGTTAAAGCCTATTTTGCACTGAAAATTGCGGGTTATCCTGCATCAGATCCTCGAATGATGAGGGCAGCCAAGCAGATTCTTAAATTAGGTGGAGCAGAGGCTACCAACAGCTTTACGAGATTTTATCTCGCTATTTTAGGGCAATTTCCATTTGAAAATTGTGCGGCCGTTCCACCAGAAATGATCCTGTTACCGCGTTGGTTTCGGATCAATATTTATGCCATGTCATCTTGGTCGCGAACGATTTTCGTGCCGTTGAGCGTGGTTTGGTCGTTGAAACCAGTCCGAAGATTGCCGGAAGAGAACGGGATTCGTGAATTATTTCGACAAGACCCGTATTCTCCGAGATATCCTTGTGCACCAACAAAGTCATGGTTGAGTTGGACTAATTTCTTTCTGGGTGTTGATGCTGCCATTAAGTGGTGTGAGAAGCGTGGCTTTCTTCCATTTCGAAAGTGGGCGACCAAGCGGGCAATCCAATGGATGGAAGAGCATTCCGAGAAAAGTGACGGAATCGGAGCCATATTTCCACCCATTGTCTACACTTGTATTGTTTATCACGCAATGGGAAAATCTGATTCTCCCGAATTTGAATGGGCAATGGAGAAATTGCGTGAACTCATGATTCGCGAAGGGAACACGCTGCGTCTCCAGCCGTGTTTATCTCCGGTTTGGGATACTGCATTGAGTACGATTGCGTTGGCCGATGCCAATATTGATCGCAGTCATGACTCTATGGATTTCTCTTGCAATTGGTTAATTCGGCGAGAAATCACATTTTCGGGGGATTGGGCCAAAACGGTTTATGATACCCAGCCGGGAGGCTGGTGTTTTGAATACGAAAATGCGTTTTACCCGGACACCGATGATACCGCAATGGTGTTAATGGCGTTGAGCAGGGCAAAACATCTGGAGCGTCACGAAGCGCAACCAGCGGTCCAGCGTGGACTTGCATGGCTGCGGGCAATGCAAAATCAAGATGGTGGATGGGCCGCATTTGATCGAGATATTACGTTGGAACTCCTGGAACGCGTTCCATTTGCGGATCATAACGCAATGTTAGATCCCAGTTGTCCTGATATTACGGCACGAGTTCTCGAAGCGTTTGGGCATTATGGATTTCATGTTGGCGATCCGATTGTTGATCGTGGAATTGCCTTTATTCGAACGCATCAGCAGAAAAACGGTTCTTGGCTTGGACGTTGGGGGGTGAATTATCTGTATGGGACTTGGCAGGTCCTTCAGGGGCTTCGTGCTGTTGGTTTTTCAATGCATGAGCCAATGATCCAACGCGCGGTGGAGTGGTTGAAGCAGGTTCAGAATTCGGATGGTGGTTGGGGAGAGACCTGTGCGAGTTACGATGATCCGACCTTAGCTGGAATTGGTGAATCGACAGCTTCGCAAACAGCGTGGGCGATTCTTGGGTTGCTGGCTGCCGATGAAGTTCATTCGCCGGAAGTGAACGCTGGAATTGACTATTTGTTGCGGACTCAACAGCCGGATGGTGCTTGGTCAGAAATCCCATTTACGGGTACGGGATTCCCGAAAGTTTTTTACCTTAAATATCATCTCTACCCGCACTATTTTCCGTTGATGGCGCTCGGTCGCTATGCGAAATTGAATCAAGCATAA
- a CDS encoding choice-of-anchor Q domain-containing protein, with protein MPDINKWKSPKRTLCLQSLEERLAPAVFTVSNLEDTGTGSFREALIAANTTPGEDTIVFQNGLGGSVKVLSQLVISDSVQIIGNSSITFDGQKVSNLFSIQNTSVSFDRVNFTQSISPTVGATLEIDSKSIVTLNQTSIVNNRSNEGTIRNYGSLQINGSNISDNRDSAIVNFGNLTIRSSLFTNNISPSTGGAIRNFGSLNISTSTFSDNRASADGGAIFLGITDPDDVMVIQNSTFIDNWSVNGTGGAIASRFVPTSAPIQILSNTIVRNEATTAQIQDSPQGGGIALNGTVNATLRNNLIAENRRGPIDQQVLDDVVGTITNSSFNLLSVGEGAVGITNGVNRNQVGSIANPIDPKIGILTNNGGPTATVAIQAASPARNQGEIAGDASDQRGILRPQEEAPDIGAFEYTANNTPRRNGFAVGPGAGGGRTVIVYDAAGSERFRVDVFSEGYNQGVRVATGDIDGDGIDDLIVGSGPGVASVIEVYSGAAGNLLLYTFQPFESSFLGGVFVAAGDVNGDGHMDVAVSPDEGGGPRIRLLSGKTFEQIADFFGIEDPNFRGGARASFGDINRDGFDDLVVAAGFGGGPRIAAFNGKALGTGIEKLFSDYFAFEPTLRNGAFVAVGDINADGFADLIHGGGPGGGPRIYGLSGQTLLASNGSIQEPLTNFFVGDTQNRGGVRVAVAKLDGDNRADLITGAGDLGGGALTLINGNTLTADGLSSSPTTLEPFPGFGNGLFVG; from the coding sequence ATGCCGGATATCAATAAATGGAAATCTCCCAAACGCACGCTTTGTCTCCAAAGTCTCGAAGAACGATTGGCTCCAGCCGTGTTTACCGTTTCAAATCTCGAGGATACTGGAACCGGGAGCTTTCGTGAGGCACTCATCGCTGCCAATACGACCCCTGGAGAAGATACAATTGTCTTCCAGAACGGATTAGGCGGATCTGTGAAGGTTCTCTCACAGCTCGTTATTTCCGATTCCGTTCAGATCATTGGAAACTCATCGATCACGTTCGACGGACAAAAAGTATCGAATCTTTTCTCGATCCAGAATACGTCCGTCTCGTTTGACCGTGTGAATTTCACGCAATCAATATCACCAACCGTCGGCGCAACGCTCGAGATTGACTCCAAGTCTATCGTCACGTTAAATCAAACGAGTATCGTGAACAACCGATCCAATGAAGGCACGATTCGCAATTACGGATCACTTCAAATCAATGGGTCGAATATTAGCGATAATCGGGATAGCGCAATTGTCAACTTTGGAAATTTGACAATTCGTAGTTCGTTATTTACCAACAACATTTCCCCCTCGACTGGCGGAGCGATTCGCAATTTCGGTTCGCTCAATATCTCAACATCAACATTTAGTGATAATCGCGCATCGGCCGATGGCGGGGCGATTTTCCTTGGAATTACCGATCCAGATGATGTGATGGTGATCCAAAATTCAACATTCATCGACAACTGGAGTGTGAATGGCACAGGCGGAGCCATTGCGTCTCGTTTTGTTCCGACTTCTGCCCCAATTCAGATTCTCAGCAACACCATTGTCCGAAATGAGGCAACTACCGCTCAAATCCAAGATTCGCCCCAAGGTGGTGGGATTGCGTTGAATGGCACTGTCAATGCCACCTTAAGAAATAATCTAATTGCGGAGAATCGACGAGGACCGATCGATCAACAAGTTCTTGACGATGTTGTTGGAACGATCACAAACTCGAGTTTCAATTTATTGAGCGTTGGCGAAGGCGCGGTTGGCATCACAAACGGCGTCAATCGAAATCAAGTCGGTTCAATTGCAAATCCGATCGATCCCAAGATTGGAATCCTCACAAATAACGGTGGGCCAACCGCGACAGTCGCAATTCAAGCAGCAAGTCCGGCACGGAACCAAGGGGAAATTGCTGGAGATGCGAGCGACCAACGCGGAATTCTCCGCCCGCAGGAGGAAGCACCGGATATTGGTGCATTTGAATACACAGCCAATAACACGCCGAGACGGAATGGTTTTGCCGTTGGTCCAGGCGCCGGTGGAGGTCGCACGGTCATTGTTTATGATGCGGCGGGAAGTGAACGTTTCCGCGTCGATGTTTTTTCTGAAGGATATAATCAAGGCGTTCGCGTTGCCACGGGTGATATTGATGGTGATGGAATCGATGATCTGATTGTTGGTAGCGGCCCGGGTGTTGCCTCAGTTATTGAGGTTTACAGCGGTGCTGCCGGCAATCTGTTATTATATACGTTCCAGCCATTTGAATCCTCATTTTTGGGCGGTGTATTTGTCGCAGCCGGCGATGTGAACGGCGATGGGCACATGGATGTTGCCGTGTCTCCGGATGAGGGCGGCGGGCCACGGATTCGCTTGCTGTCCGGGAAAACATTTGAGCAAATTGCGGACTTTTTTGGGATTGAAGATCCCAACTTCCGAGGCGGAGCGCGAGCGTCGTTCGGTGACATCAACCGTGATGGATTTGATGATTTAGTCGTTGCGGCAGGCTTTGGTGGCGGGCCACGAATCGCCGCGTTTAACGGCAAAGCGCTCGGTACCGGCATCGAAAAACTCTTCAGCGATTACTTTGCCTTTGAACCGACACTGCGAAACGGAGCATTTGTTGCCGTTGGCGATATTAATGCCGACGGTTTTGCCGATTTGATTCACGGCGGTGGTCCGGGTGGTGGGCCTCGGATTTATGGGTTATCTGGTCAAACGCTGTTAGCTTCCAATGGATCGATCCAAGAACCTCTCACGAATTTCTTCGTTGGAGATACTCAGAATCGTGGCGGTGTTCGGGTCGCGGTGGCGAAATTGGATGGAGATAACCGAGCCGATTTGATTACCGGAGCTGGGGATCTTGGCGGTGGTGCGCTCACGTTAATTAACGGGAACACACTCACCGCAGATGGACTATCTTCAAGCCCGACGACTTTGGAGCCGTTCCCAGGCTTTGGAAATGGACTCTTTGTCGGTTAA
- a CDS encoding c-type cytochrome produces MERSIQKEALDELSKFLTQGNPIQRLRALWTMHAIQGDSSAIAKLLLNNSDESVRVWAIRFITEPQKIAAQTDQLLHALAKSEQSGFVRLNLAAALQRLPVDRRIPIALALSAHGADSQDRAIPKMLWYGIEPIVSQYPDRIRELLDTCQIPTIRQNTARRLIVQSNPRQNGTTLILSYLADQKNPEVQYDLLVGIQMAYAGRRNVAMPPEWKQIAPKLLASESNLVREKATEIAVLYQDRDAIELLRNRLESNQETLASRRRALEILQQQQSDTLVSPLLKLLDHPELRGDAIRALAAFSQPEIANAIVGRYSSFTESERQDAITTLASRPQFALKMMEAIQKQVIHRQDVSLVVVRQMQGYRDAQVKVEFQKIWSIVGSTSAERVKKANELRTKYTPEVMKSANLSNGRRLYAQNCASCHRLFDDGGLIGPELTGSQRAKLDYVLENVLDPNAIVPKDYQVTIIELDSGRLLNGIVKEESEKTVTLQTTNEKITFPKSEIVSRTQASHSLMPEGILEKLNEAEVRDLLAYLASPAQVPLPKE; encoded by the coding sequence ATGGAACGATCCATTCAGAAGGAAGCTTTAGACGAATTATCGAAATTTTTAACACAGGGAAACCCGATCCAACGACTGCGAGCCCTCTGGACGATGCACGCGATTCAGGGGGATTCGAGCGCAATCGCGAAGTTGCTCCTGAACAATTCCGATGAATCGGTCCGAGTGTGGGCGATTCGCTTCATCACCGAACCCCAGAAAATCGCCGCTCAGACAGATCAGCTTCTGCACGCATTGGCCAAGTCCGAGCAATCGGGATTTGTGAGATTAAACTTGGCAGCGGCCCTTCAACGACTACCCGTTGATCGCCGAATCCCAATTGCGTTAGCATTGTCTGCTCACGGGGCGGATTCTCAAGATCGCGCCATTCCCAAAATGCTGTGGTATGGCATCGAACCAATTGTCAGTCAATATCCCGATCGAATCCGCGAGTTGTTAGATACTTGCCAAATTCCAACGATCCGGCAAAACACCGCACGCCGCTTGATTGTTCAATCGAATCCAAGACAGAATGGAACGACGTTGATTCTGAGCTACCTCGCAGATCAGAAAAATCCAGAAGTCCAATATGATTTATTAGTTGGAATACAAATGGCGTATGCGGGACGCCGAAACGTCGCGATGCCACCGGAATGGAAACAAATTGCTCCAAAACTCCTCGCCAGCGAATCGAACCTAGTTCGAGAAAAAGCCACGGAGATCGCGGTGTTATATCAAGATCGTGATGCAATTGAATTGTTGCGAAATCGGTTGGAATCCAACCAAGAAACCCTTGCATCCCGTCGCCGAGCGTTGGAGATTCTCCAACAACAACAGTCTGACACCCTCGTTTCGCCGTTACTGAAATTGTTAGACCATCCTGAATTGCGTGGTGATGCAATTCGGGCATTGGCAGCATTTTCACAACCAGAAATTGCCAATGCGATTGTTGGGCGATATTCCTCATTCACGGAATCTGAGCGACAAGATGCGATCACGACATTAGCAAGCCGTCCTCAGTTTGCGCTGAAAATGATGGAGGCCATTCAAAAGCAAGTGATTCATCGCCAAGATGTGTCATTAGTCGTCGTTCGACAGATGCAGGGGTATCGTGATGCCCAGGTAAAAGTGGAATTTCAGAAGATTTGGTCCATTGTTGGAAGCACCTCAGCAGAGCGAGTGAAGAAGGCAAACGAGCTGCGAACGAAATATACGCCAGAGGTGATGAAATCGGCCAATCTCTCGAATGGGCGCCGATTATATGCTCAAAATTGTGCAAGTTGTCATCGACTGTTTGATGATGGTGGTTTAATTGGGCCAGAATTAACTGGTTCTCAACGAGCGAAATTAGATTACGTTCTGGAAAATGTGCTCGACCCCAACGCGATTGTGCCAAAAGACTACCAGGTAACCATTATTGAGTTGGATAGTGGCCGACTTCTCAATGGAATTGTGAAAGAAGAGTCTGAAAAAACGGTGACTCTGCAAACGACGAATGAAAAGATCACCTTCCCGAAATCCGAAATCGTGAGTCGCACGCAGGCATCTCACTCGTTAATGCCGGAAGGGATACTCGAAAAGTTAAATGAGGCCGAAGTGCGCGATCTCTTGGCGTATCTCGCATCTCCGGCCCAAGTACCACTCCCGAAGGAATGA
- a CDS encoding DUF1501 domain-containing protein: protein MDSFQEHRLLETRRHFFASAGFSLGTAALATLMGEGKATAAGSKTGIGAALPETHHPAKAKHVIYLHMVGGPAQMDLFDYKPKMKDWYDKDLPESVRNGQRLTTMTSGQSRFPIAPSMFKFAQHGKSGMWVTELLPWTAKMVDDMCFIRSMHTEAINHEPAITYMQTGNQVTGRPCLGAWTSYGLGSLNKDLPTFVVLVAQPTNTEQVQAISARLWQSGYLPGEYAAVPFRAKGDPILFINNPPGVPSDIRRKTLDGLKTLNEMTFQQVGDEETHTRIAQYEMAYRMQSSMPELTNIQNEPLTTFKLYGDEAKKPGSFANSVLMARRLVERGVRFVQIYLNNWDTHGNAAGRLPSQCRDIDQACYGLIQDLKAKGLYDSTLVVWGGEFGRTIYSQGGLSPKNYGRDHHPRCFTMWMAGGGAKPGAIYGETDDFSYNIVKDPVHIRDFHATVLHLLGFDHEKFTYRYQGLDQRLTGVEKANVLNGLLA, encoded by the coding sequence ATGGATTCGTTCCAAGAACATCGGTTGCTCGAAACGCGCCGTCACTTCTTCGCCAGTGCCGGTTTCTCACTGGGAACCGCCGCCCTGGCGACGCTGATGGGCGAAGGGAAGGCGACCGCCGCTGGCAGCAAGACGGGAATCGGCGCGGCTCTGCCCGAAACCCATCACCCCGCCAAAGCCAAGCATGTGATTTATTTACATATGGTGGGTGGCCCGGCTCAAATGGACTTGTTTGATTACAAGCCCAAAATGAAAGATTGGTACGATAAGGATCTGCCGGAAAGTGTCCGCAACGGTCAACGGCTCACAACCATGACCAGCGGTCAATCCCGGTTCCCAATCGCACCATCCATGTTTAAATTTGCCCAACATGGAAAATCTGGGATGTGGGTTACCGAATTATTGCCATGGACGGCCAAAATGGTCGATGACATGTGCTTTATTCGGTCCATGCATACCGAGGCCATTAATCACGAACCTGCCATTACCTACATGCAGACCGGGAATCAAGTCACGGGTCGCCCATGTTTGGGGGCATGGACTTCGTATGGGTTGGGCTCGCTGAATAAGGATCTGCCCACGTTCGTGGTGTTGGTCGCGCAACCCACGAATACCGAACAAGTTCAGGCGATTTCAGCGCGTCTCTGGCAATCGGGGTATCTCCCAGGGGAATACGCCGCCGTGCCGTTCCGTGCGAAGGGCGATCCGATTCTGTTCATTAACAATCCGCCGGGGGTTCCGAGTGATATTCGCCGGAAAACTCTGGATGGATTGAAAACCTTAAATGAAATGACATTTCAGCAAGTCGGGGATGAAGAAACGCATACCCGGATTGCACAATATGAAATGGCCTATCGCATGCAGTCCAGCATGCCCGAATTAACCAATATCCAAAATGAGCCTCTCACCACCTTTAAGCTGTATGGCGACGAAGCGAAGAAGCCCGGTTCCTTCGCCAACTCGGTGCTGATGGCGCGGCGGTTGGTCGAGCGGGGGGTCCGATTTGTTCAGATTTATCTGAATAACTGGGACACGCATGGCAACGCTGCGGGGCGGCTCCCCTCGCAATGTCGGGATATCGACCAAGCCTGTTATGGTCTCATTCAAGACTTAAAGGCGAAGGGATTGTATGATAGTACCCTGGTGGTGTGGGGCGGCGAATTCGGCCGAACCATTTACAGCCAAGGTGGGTTAAGCCCGAAGAACTATGGCCGCGATCACCACCCGCGATGTTTCACGATGTGGATGGCCGGTGGCGGTGCAAAACCGGGAGCAATCTACGGGGAAACCGATGATTTCTCCTACAATATCGTAAAAGACCCGGTTCACATCCGGGATTTCCATGCCACTGTGCTCCATCTTCTGGGGTTCGATCACGAGAAGTTCACCTATCGCTATCAAGGGCTGGATCAACGCCTCACCGGTGTTGAAAAAGCAAATGTGTTGAATGGGTTGTTAGCCTAA